From one Streptomyces sp. Q6 genomic stretch:
- a CDS encoding long-chain fatty acid--CoA ligase, with translation MANLAQFLTETAQRRPERIALRFGAGALGYAELEADSVRAAAVLRAQGVRRGDRVALMLPNVPEFVSLYYGVLRAGGVVVPLNPLLKKREVAYHLGDSGSRVLLEWHQAPGEGRVGAEAAGVPHLSVAPGAFADGAVEAVAETDIAATADTDVAVLLYTSGTTGTPKGAMLSHGNLRHNTEAVVFDIRAVSEGDVVVGCLPLFHAFGQVCAMNAAVRAGASLTLIPRFDPAAVLHAIDRDRATVFQGVPTMYAALLQHQPDVDVSTLRLCTSGGASLPVEVLHGFEQRFGCTVLEGFGMSETSPVATFNHPDRPRKAGSVGTPIRDVEVRLLDESGHDVAAGDIGELSVRGPNVMQGYWNRPEDTDAVIPDGWLRSGDLARRDEDGYLYIVDRKKDMIIRGGFNVYPREIEEVLHEHPAVALAAVVGLPDEHLGEEVGAAVVLRPGAVATPEELRQFAKDRIAAYKYPRLLWLADSLPTGPSGKILKRQIVRPATA, from the coding sequence ATGGCCAATCTGGCCCAGTTCTTGACGGAGACGGCGCAGCGTCGGCCCGAGCGGATCGCGCTGCGGTTCGGCGCGGGGGCGCTCGGTTACGCGGAGTTGGAGGCGGACAGCGTGCGGGCCGCGGCGGTGCTGCGCGCTCAGGGTGTCCGGCGCGGGGACCGGGTCGCTCTGATGCTTCCCAATGTTCCCGAGTTCGTCAGCCTCTACTACGGCGTGCTGCGTGCCGGTGGTGTCGTCGTGCCGCTCAATCCGCTGCTGAAGAAGCGCGAGGTCGCGTACCACCTGGGCGACTCCGGTTCCCGGGTGCTGCTGGAGTGGCACCAGGCACCCGGTGAGGGGCGTGTCGGCGCGGAGGCCGCCGGAGTGCCCCATCTGTCCGTCGCACCCGGCGCGTTCGCGGACGGGGCCGTGGAGGCCGTGGCAGAGACGGACATCGCCGCGACCGCCGACACCGACGTCGCCGTGCTGCTCTACACCTCGGGCACCACCGGCACGCCGAAGGGGGCCATGCTCAGCCACGGCAACCTGCGGCACAACACCGAGGCCGTCGTCTTCGACATCCGGGCGGTGAGCGAGGGCGACGTCGTGGTCGGCTGTCTTCCGCTCTTCCACGCCTTCGGTCAGGTCTGCGCCATGAACGCCGCCGTGCGCGCCGGCGCCTCGCTGACCCTGATCCCCCGCTTCGACCCGGCGGCCGTCCTGCACGCCATCGACCGGGACCGGGCGACCGTGTTCCAGGGCGTTCCCACGATGTACGCCGCGCTGCTCCAGCATCAGCCGGACGTGGACGTGTCCACGCTGCGTCTGTGCACCTCGGGAGGCGCGTCCCTTCCGGTGGAGGTCCTGCACGGCTTCGAGCAGCGTTTCGGCTGCACGGTGCTGGAAGGGTTCGGGATGTCCGAGACCAGCCCGGTCGCGACGTTCAACCATCCGGACCGGCCGCGCAAGGCCGGGTCCGTCGGCACGCCGATCCGGGACGTGGAGGTGCGCCTGCTCGACGAGAGCGGGCACGACGTGGCCGCCGGCGACATCGGCGAGCTGTCCGTACGCGGCCCCAACGTCATGCAGGGCTACTGGAACCGGCCCGAGGACACGGACGCCGTGATCCCGGACGGCTGGCTGCGCAGCGGGGATCTCGCCCGCCGGGACGAGGACGGTTATCTGTACATCGTCGACCGCAAGAAGGACATGATCATCCGCGGTGGGTTCAACGTCTACCCGCGGGAGATCGAGGAGGTGCTCCACGAGCATCCCGCGGTGGCTCTGGCCGCCGTCGTCGGTCTGCCGGACGAGCATCTCGGTGAGGAGGTCGGCGCCGCGGTGGTGCTCCGGCCCGGGGCCGTGGCGACGCCGGAGGAGCTGCGGCAGTTCGCCAAGGACCGGATAGCCGCCTACAAGTACCCGCGCCTGCTGTGGCTGGCGGACTCCCTGCCGACCGGGCCCAGCGGCAAGATCCTCAAGCGGCAGATCGTCCGGCCGGCCACGGCCTGA
- a CDS encoding amidohydrolase family protein — MNIDDLVAIDVHTHAEVSSRGHASLDDDLHEASSAYFKIEGKRKPTLEEMAAYYRERKMAAVVFTVDAESATGTAPVPNEEVAEAAAANPDVLIPFASLDPFRGRAGVRAARRLVEEYGVKGFKFHPSIQGFYPNDRMAYGLYEVIEETGAIALFHTGQTGIGAGVPGGGGIRLKYSNPLHVDDVAADFPHLKIILAHPSFPWQDEALAVATHKPGVHIDLSGWSPKYFPPQLVQYANTLLKDKVLFGSDYPVLTPDRWLADFAKLDIKEEVRPRILKDNAARLLGLTKP, encoded by the coding sequence GTGAACATCGACGACCTGGTGGCCATCGACGTCCACACGCACGCCGAGGTCTCCTCCCGGGGCCACGCCTCGCTCGACGACGATCTGCACGAGGCCTCCTCCGCGTACTTCAAGATCGAGGGCAAGCGGAAGCCGACGCTGGAGGAGATGGCGGCCTACTACCGCGAGCGCAAGATGGCGGCCGTCGTCTTCACGGTCGACGCCGAGTCGGCGACCGGCACCGCACCGGTCCCCAACGAGGAGGTGGCCGAGGCCGCCGCCGCCAACCCCGACGTCCTCATCCCCTTCGCCTCCCTCGACCCGTTCCGCGGCCGGGCGGGCGTGCGCGCCGCCCGCCGCCTGGTCGAGGAGTACGGGGTGAAGGGCTTCAAGTTCCACCCCTCCATCCAGGGCTTCTACCCCAACGACCGGATGGCGTACGGCCTGTACGAGGTCATCGAGGAGACGGGCGCCATCGCCCTCTTCCACACCGGCCAGACCGGCATCGGCGCGGGCGTCCCCGGCGGCGGAGGCATCCGCCTCAAGTACTCCAACCCGCTGCACGTGGACGACGTCGCGGCCGACTTCCCGCACCTCAAGATCATCCTGGCGCATCCGTCGTTCCCCTGGCAGGACGAGGCCCTCGCCGTCGCCACGCACAAGCCCGGCGTCCACATCGACCTCTCCGGCTGGTCGCCCAAGTACTTCCCGCCGCAGCTCGTCCAGTACGCGAACACGCTCCTCAAGGACAAGGTCCTCTTCGGTTCGGACTACCCGGTGCTCACCCCCGACCGCTGGCTCGCCGACTTCGCGAAGCTGGACATCAAGGAAGAGGTACGCCCCCGGATCCTCAAGGACAACGCGGCCCGCCTGCTCGGTCTGACCAAGCCCTGA
- a CDS encoding SDR family NAD(P)-dependent oxidoreductase: MSTSSVIDLTGKVAVVTGSGRGLGLAYAHALAAHGASVVVNDIDEAVADAAVKSIADAGGTAVAEVVPVGTAEAADRLVARAVTEFGRLDILVTNAGILRDKVLWKMTDDDFDAVITTHLKGTFTCARAAAVRMREQGEGGTLVLVGSPAGQRGNFGQTNYAAAKAGIAAMARTWSMELARAGVTVNAIVPVAATAMTETIPAFAPYVEALRAGTPLPGFLRKGEGFGTPEDCAALVPFLASDEARDITGQAIGIGGDRVTLWSHPQEIKAAYADGGWSPDTLADAWPTSLGAEPQTVGIPAPRVPEAS; encoded by the coding sequence GTGTCCACGAGCTCCGTCATCGATCTCACCGGCAAGGTCGCTGTCGTCACCGGCAGCGGCCGCGGCCTCGGTCTCGCCTACGCGCACGCCCTCGCCGCCCACGGCGCCTCGGTCGTCGTCAACGACATCGACGAGGCCGTCGCCGACGCCGCCGTGAAGTCCATCGCCGACGCGGGCGGCACCGCCGTCGCCGAGGTCGTCCCGGTCGGCACGGCCGAGGCCGCGGACCGCCTGGTCGCCCGCGCGGTGACGGAGTTCGGGCGCCTCGACATCCTGGTCACCAACGCGGGCATCCTGCGCGACAAGGTCCTGTGGAAGATGACCGACGACGACTTCGACGCGGTGATCACCACCCACCTCAAGGGCACCTTCACCTGCGCCCGCGCCGCCGCCGTCCGGATGCGCGAGCAGGGCGAGGGCGGCACCCTCGTCCTCGTCGGCTCCCCGGCGGGCCAGCGCGGCAACTTCGGCCAGACCAACTACGCCGCGGCCAAGGCCGGCATCGCCGCCATGGCCCGTACCTGGTCGATGGAACTGGCCCGCGCCGGCGTCACCGTCAACGCGATCGTGCCGGTCGCCGCGACCGCCATGACCGAGACGATCCCGGCCTTCGCCCCGTACGTGGAGGCGCTGCGCGCCGGCACCCCGCTGCCCGGCTTCCTGCGCAAGGGCGAGGGCTTCGGGACGCCCGAGGACTGCGCCGCGCTCGTCCCCTTCCTCGCCTCCGACGAGGCCCGCGACATCACCGGCCAGGCCATCGGCATCGGCGGCGACCGCGTCACCCTCTGGTCGCACCCGCAGGAGATCAAGGCGGCCTACGCCGACGGCGGTTGGAGCCCCGACACGCTCGCGGACGCCTGGCCCACCTCGCTCGGCGCCGAACCGCAGACCGTCGGCATCCCCGCCCCGCGCGTCCCGGAGGCGTCGTGA
- a CDS encoding PaaX family transcriptional regulator — translation MSSEDALRPQSLLLSFLGDHVLGRDVCVYSGSVIEVFARAGVGEQATRSTLARMVQRGLLRKQREGRRMYFGLTERCEDVLRDGERRVWHVGAVNREWDGSWTLLGFSLPESWQRQRHDLRARLTWSGFGPLFSGVWIAPGVVDVTALVAELGLGAHVKVFRAHADDGTDIDAMVEETWGLAHVAAAYEEFGARWEERGGQPPDDAGDALALRLTLQTDWLRIIRRDPRLPVKHLPDDWPAERAEKTFRAVHERLSPLAASGAERLIDLVPVRDEPGQA, via the coding sequence GTGAGCTCGGAAGATGCGCTGCGGCCCCAGTCCCTGCTGCTGTCGTTCCTCGGGGACCATGTGCTCGGGCGGGACGTCTGCGTGTACTCGGGGAGCGTCATCGAGGTGTTCGCGCGGGCCGGGGTCGGAGAGCAGGCGACCCGGTCGACGCTGGCGCGGATGGTGCAGCGCGGGCTGCTCAGGAAGCAGCGCGAGGGGCGGCGGATGTACTTCGGGCTCACCGAGCGGTGTGAGGACGTGCTGCGTGACGGGGAGCGGCGGGTCTGGCACGTCGGGGCCGTCAACCGGGAGTGGGACGGGTCCTGGACGCTGCTCGGGTTCTCGCTGCCGGAGTCGTGGCAGCGTCAACGGCACGATCTGCGGGCGCGGTTGACGTGGAGCGGGTTCGGGCCGCTGTTCAGCGGGGTGTGGATCGCGCCCGGCGTCGTGGACGTGACCGCGCTCGTCGCCGAGCTGGGGCTCGGCGCGCACGTGAAGGTCTTCCGTGCGCACGCCGACGACGGGACGGACATCGACGCGATGGTCGAGGAGACCTGGGGGCTCGCCCATGTCGCCGCCGCCTACGAGGAGTTCGGGGCGCGGTGGGAGGAGCGCGGCGGGCAGCCGCCGGACGACGCCGGGGACGCGCTCGCGCTGCGGCTCACCCTTCAGACCGACTGGCTGCGGATCATCCGGCGCGATCCCCGGCTCCCGGTGAAGCATCTGCCCGACGACTGGCCCGCCGAGCGTGCCGAGAAGACGTTCCGCGCCGTGCACGAGCGGCTCAGCCCGCTCGCCGCGTCCGGCGCGGAACGGCTCATCGACCTCGTTCCCGTACGGGACGAGCCGGGTCAGGCGTAG
- a CDS encoding DUF6083 domain-containing protein — protein MSWIEPPRCPLCGAEIRICPTNYDRWVGLALVELPAKEVPERYRWRLTPLRGPSRVTTDVVAVRVRGVDPLPGDLVVPVHRMLCFPHEEIAEAEPRGAGDQRAPRGRSTEE, from the coding sequence GTGTCCTGGATCGAGCCGCCGAGGTGTCCGCTGTGTGGGGCCGAGATCCGGATATGCCCGACCAACTACGACCGCTGGGTCGGCCTGGCCCTGGTGGAGCTTCCCGCCAAGGAAGTTCCCGAGCGGTACCGGTGGCGGTTGACGCCGTTGCGGGGCCCGTCGCGTGTCACCACTGATGTGGTGGCTGTGCGGGTCCGGGGAGTCGACCCGCTCCCCGGTGACCTGGTGGTGCCGGTTCACCGCATGCTGTGCTTTCCCCACGAGGAGATCGCGGAGGCCGAACCGCGTGGCGCAGGCGACCAGCGGGCACCCCGTGGGCGGTCCACGGAGGAGTGA
- the nrtL gene encoding ArgS-related anticodon-binding protein NrtL — protein sequence MTPADLSRTVLRAVRRAVDDGELGTAAAAGVEAGTARIVVERPRPGGHGDYATNVALQLAGPAGRPPRQVAEILSRHLAEAPGVASVDVTGPGFLNLTLSPAHLGPTAPGPASQSPATLGPADPGSVDPDPETAAPLYGHRIVLRIPHELRARVAADALARIARGQGADVDVAYAESAGDVTFRPVPARPSNLVELLGADAARWALLQPAAHDHPRTATPEDRAAYLVQRESNPLFRVRYAHARTRALTRNAADLGFDSAPGDVPGCEDLVAALADHPRILLAAARHHAPDRLVRHLVDVAGLFLTYLHPTVLPLGEEKPSAAHRARLALAEATGTVLAGGLSLLGIDAPEHL from the coding sequence GTGACCCCCGCCGATCTCTCCCGCACCGTCCTGCGCGCCGTACGTCGCGCGGTCGACGACGGTGAGCTCGGCACGGCCGCGGCCGCCGGTGTCGAGGCGGGTACCGCGCGCATCGTCGTCGAGCGGCCGCGCCCCGGCGGACACGGCGATTACGCCACGAACGTCGCCCTCCAGCTCGCGGGTCCCGCGGGCCGGCCCCCGCGCCAGGTCGCCGAGATCCTCTCCCGGCACCTCGCCGAAGCCCCCGGCGTCGCCTCCGTCGACGTCACCGGCCCCGGCTTCCTCAACCTCACGCTCAGCCCGGCGCACCTCGGCCCCACAGCCCCCGGCCCCGCGAGCCAGAGCCCGGCCACCCTCGGCCCCGCGGACCCCGGCTCGGTGGACCCCGACCCGGAAACCGCCGCCCCCCTCTACGGCCACCGCATAGTCCTCCGCATTCCTCACGAGCTCCGTGCCCGCGTCGCCGCCGACGCCCTCGCCCGGATCGCTCGCGGCCAGGGCGCCGACGTGGACGTGGCGTACGCCGAGAGCGCCGGCGATGTCACCTTCCGGCCCGTGCCGGCCCGCCCGTCGAACCTCGTCGAGCTGCTCGGCGCGGACGCCGCCCGCTGGGCCCTGCTCCAGCCCGCCGCGCACGACCACCCCCGCACCGCCACTCCCGAGGACCGCGCCGCGTACCTCGTCCAGCGCGAGTCGAATCCGCTGTTCCGCGTGCGGTACGCCCACGCCCGCACCCGCGCCCTGACGCGCAACGCCGCGGACCTCGGCTTCGACAGCGCCCCCGGTGACGTACCGGGCTGCGAGGACCTCGTCGCCGCGCTCGCCGACCACCCCCGCATCCTGCTCGCCGCGGCCCGCCACCACGCCCCCGACCGACTGGTCCGGCACCTGGTCGACGTCGCCGGCCTCTTCCTCACATACCTGCACCCGACGGTCCTGCCCCTGGGCGAGGAGAAACCCTCGGCCGCCCACCGTGCCCGGCTCGCGCTCGCCGAAGCCACCGGGACGGTGCTCGCGGGCGGTCTGTCCCTGCTCGGCATCGACGCACCCGAACATCTGTAG
- a CDS encoding MarR family transcriptional regulator has protein sequence MNPAPIDAHEPWMRALHADTGYLLYRLGLRSGQLFNASLQESGLRLRHYAVLRFLASEASGRGVLQRELSAGLGYDPSAIVGLVDDLEKAGFAERRPSPDDRRSRIVVLTDKGRSYLRDSDEAGQRVTGELLEPLSAKEREALHALLLRVAEAGLG, from the coding sequence ATGAACCCCGCCCCCATCGACGCGCACGAGCCATGGATGCGCGCCCTGCACGCCGACACCGGCTACCTCCTGTACCGGCTCGGCCTGCGCTCGGGGCAGCTGTTCAACGCCTCGCTCCAGGAGTCGGGGCTGCGCCTGCGGCACTACGCCGTGCTGCGGTTCCTGGCCTCCGAGGCGTCCGGACGGGGCGTGCTCCAGCGGGAGTTGAGCGCCGGTCTCGGCTACGACCCGAGCGCGATCGTGGGCCTGGTCGACGATCTGGAGAAGGCCGGGTTCGCGGAGCGGCGGCCCTCGCCCGACGACCGGCGCAGCCGCATCGTCGTCCTCACCGACAAGGGCCGGTCCTACCTGCGCGACTCGGACGAGGCGGGCCAGCGCGTCACCGGCGAGCTGCTGGAACCGCTGAGCGCGAAGGAGCGCGAGGCGCTGCACGCGCTGCTGCTGCGGGTCGCGGAGGCGGGCCTGGGCTGA
- a CDS encoding MaoC family dehydratase, with translation MSNTVTVNGLAELKKLAETDEGALGTSGWIEITQDRVNTFADATGDHQWIHVDARKAAAGPFGAPIAHGYLTLSLFIPLFTDLLDVQGVTTKVNYGLNKVRFPAPVKVGSRIRLTARLASVEDVAGGGVQITVNGTIEIEGHPKPAAVLESLSRFYA, from the coding sequence ATGAGCAACACCGTCACCGTGAACGGCCTGGCCGAACTCAAGAAGCTCGCGGAGACCGACGAGGGCGCCCTCGGCACCAGCGGCTGGATCGAGATCACCCAGGACCGCGTCAACACGTTCGCCGACGCGACCGGCGACCACCAGTGGATCCACGTGGACGCGCGGAAGGCGGCGGCCGGCCCCTTCGGCGCCCCCATCGCCCACGGCTACCTGACGCTCTCCCTCTTCATCCCGCTCTTCACGGACCTCCTCGACGTCCAGGGCGTCACGACGAAGGTCAACTACGGCCTGAACAAGGTCCGTTTCCCCGCCCCGGTCAAGGTCGGCTCCCGCATCCGCCTCACCGCGCGACTCGCGTCGGTGGAGGACGTCGCGGGCGGAGGCGTGCAGATCACGGTGAACGGCACGATCGAGATCGAGGGCCACCCGAAGCCGGCCGCGGTCCTGGAAAGCCTCTCCCGCTTCTACGCCTGA
- a CDS encoding long-chain fatty acid--CoA ligase, translating into MRNEGLGSWPARRARKTPHRTALIHGGDRLTYAELHARCTALAHALRARGIRRGDRVAYLGPNHPSYVETLFAVGALGACFVPLNTRLAGPEIAYQLADSGARALVYAPGHAGLVAGLPAETDVGTYVEVGAPYEELLAAAPSAEPIDEPVTGDDTCIIMYTSGTTGRPKGAMLTHANLTWNALNVLVDTDVAADEVALVSAPLFHAAGLNMLALPVLLKGGTCVLVESFDPARTLTLIERYGVTTMFGVPTMYDLVAREESWGSADLSTLRTLLCGGAPVPTSLIATYQARGLTFLQGYGMTEASPGVLFLDAEHAVTKAGSAGVPHFFTDVRVVRPDRAPAEVGETGEILVRGPHVMPGYWGLPDESAAAFADGWFRSGDAARVDEDGYVHIVDRIKDMIISGGENVYPAEIEDALLAHPGIAECAVIGVPDDKWGEVPRAVIVPREGTAPDPAEILASLAGHLAKYKIPTSLVVADRLPRTASGKLLKSRVREHYGRNTA; encoded by the coding sequence ATGCGCAACGAGGGACTGGGTTCCTGGCCCGCACGCAGGGCCCGCAAGACGCCGCACCGCACCGCCTTGATCCACGGAGGCGACCGCCTCACCTACGCCGAACTGCACGCCCGCTGCACGGCGTTGGCCCACGCGCTGCGCGCCCGTGGCATCCGGCGCGGCGACCGCGTGGCCTACCTCGGCCCCAACCACCCGTCGTACGTCGAGACCCTGTTCGCGGTGGGCGCCCTCGGCGCCTGCTTCGTCCCGCTCAACACCCGCCTCGCGGGCCCGGAGATCGCCTACCAGCTCGCCGACTCCGGGGCACGGGCCCTCGTGTACGCGCCGGGCCACGCCGGCCTGGTCGCGGGCCTGCCGGCCGAGACCGACGTCGGTACGTACGTCGAAGTCGGCGCGCCCTACGAGGAGTTGCTCGCCGCGGCGCCCTCCGCCGAGCCGATCGACGAGCCGGTGACCGGCGACGACACCTGCATCATCATGTACACCTCGGGCACCACGGGCCGCCCCAAGGGCGCCATGCTCACCCACGCCAACCTCACCTGGAACGCCCTCAACGTCCTCGTCGACACCGACGTCGCCGCGGACGAAGTCGCCCTGGTGTCCGCCCCGTTGTTCCACGCGGCGGGCCTCAACATGCTCGCCCTGCCGGTCCTCCTCAAGGGCGGCACCTGCGTCCTGGTCGAGTCCTTCGACCCGGCGCGCACCCTCACCCTCATCGAGCGGTACGGCGTCACGACGATGTTCGGGGTCCCGACGATGTACGACCTGGTGGCGCGGGAGGAGAGCTGGGGGAGCGCCGACCTCTCCACCCTGCGCACCCTCCTCTGCGGCGGCGCCCCCGTCCCCACCTCCCTGATCGCCACGTACCAGGCCCGCGGCCTCACCTTCCTCCAGGGCTACGGCATGACGGAGGCCTCGCCCGGCGTCCTCTTCCTCGACGCCGAGCACGCGGTGACCAAGGCGGGCTCGGCCGGAGTCCCGCACTTCTTCACCGACGTACGGGTCGTGCGGCCGGACCGCGCCCCGGCCGAGGTCGGCGAGACCGGCGAGATCCTGGTCCGCGGCCCGCACGTGATGCCCGGGTACTGGGGCCTGCCGGACGAGTCGGCGGCGGCCTTCGCCGACGGCTGGTTCCGCAGCGGCGACGCGGCCCGCGTCGACGAGGACGGCTACGTCCACATCGTCGACCGCATCAAGGACATGATCATCTCCGGCGGCGAGAACGTGTACCCCGCCGAGATCGAGGACGCCCTGCTCGCCCACCCCGGCATCGCGGAGTGCGCCGTCATCGGCGTACCCGACGACAAGTGGGGCGAGGTGCCGCGTGCCGTGATCGTCCCGCGCGAGGGCACGGCACCCGACCCGGCCGAGATCCTCGCCTCCCTCGCCGGCCACCTCGCCAAGTACAAGATCCCCACATCCCTGGTGGTGGCGGACCGACTCCCGCGCACCGCCTCCGGAAAGCTCCTCAAGTCCCGGGTGCGCGAGCACTACGGCAGAAACACGGCCTGA
- a CDS encoding response regulator gives MGKTRTRWPVSTYSRVVPGASGRVLVVDDNKVIRQLIRVNLELEGFEVVTAADGAECLDVVHEVRPDVITLDVVMPRLDGLRTAARLRGDEHTSDLPIVVVSACTQYEVENGLDVGVDAFLAKPFEPGELVRVVRQLSERGRSRGAVEGTASDGGGDAESAERVGRTGG, from the coding sequence GTGGGGAAAACCCGGACGCGGTGGCCGGTGTCGACCTACTCTCGAGTTGTGCCAGGCGCGTCCGGCCGGGTCCTTGTCGTGGACGACAACAAGGTCATCCGGCAGCTGATCAGGGTCAATCTCGAGCTGGAGGGCTTCGAGGTCGTGACCGCGGCCGATGGTGCCGAATGCCTGGACGTCGTGCACGAGGTGAGGCCCGACGTGATCACTCTGGACGTCGTGATGCCGCGTCTGGACGGGCTGCGGACCGCCGCGCGGCTCCGTGGGGACGAGCACACCAGCGATCTGCCCATCGTCGTCGTCAGCGCCTGCACCCAGTACGAGGTGGAGAACGGGCTGGACGTCGGGGTCGACGCCTTCCTCGCCAAGCCCTTCGAGCCGGGTGAACTGGTGCGAGTGGTCCGGCAGTTGAGTGAGCGAGGGCGTTCGCGGGGCGCAGTGGAGGGGACGGCGTCGGACGGTGGCGGGGACGCCGAGTCGGCTGAGCGGGTCGGACGTACCGGTGGCTGA
- a CDS encoding MFS transporter, with amino-acid sequence MRRVAVSGLIGTAVEFYDFLVYGTVAALVFGDLFFPQADPAVGTIAAFGTFAAGYVARPLGGIVFGHFGDRLGRKSMMLLTMALMGGGSFLIGVLPTYDAIGVWAPVLLVTLRVVQGLAIGGEWGGATLMVVEHAERAHGGRRGLWSGFTQLGAPLGSVLSAGTVTLVSSLPDDDFRSWGWRVPFLVSVVLLAVGLFVRLKVAESPLFTQATKEPAPARPPVFEVLRRPKPVLLAACVGIGAFTAQSLLTGFMISYAVDEGYARPQVLTAVTIASCVALVVLPAASALSDRVGRRPVVLAGALASAALAFPVLALVDSGSPGLLILALALGHGVAQSTMYGPLGALLTEMFGTKVRYTGASLGYQGATLIGAGFSPLIASSLLASSGGGSTPVALLLCGGAAITALTVWRMRETRENALEAPVAAPAPERTSR; translated from the coding sequence TTGAGACGTGTCGCGGTCTCCGGACTCATCGGCACCGCCGTCGAGTTCTACGACTTCCTCGTGTACGGCACGGTCGCCGCCCTCGTCTTCGGCGACCTGTTCTTCCCGCAGGCCGACCCCGCGGTCGGCACCATCGCGGCGTTCGGCACGTTCGCCGCCGGCTACGTCGCCCGGCCGCTCGGCGGCATCGTCTTCGGGCACTTCGGCGACCGGCTCGGCCGCAAGTCGATGATGCTGCTGACCATGGCGCTGATGGGCGGCGGCAGCTTCCTCATCGGCGTCCTGCCCACGTACGACGCCATCGGCGTGTGGGCGCCGGTGCTGCTCGTCACGCTGCGCGTGGTACAGGGCCTCGCGATCGGCGGCGAGTGGGGCGGCGCGACGCTCATGGTCGTCGAGCACGCCGAGCGCGCGCACGGCGGGCGGCGCGGACTGTGGTCCGGGTTCACCCAGCTCGGCGCCCCGCTCGGCTCGGTGCTCTCGGCCGGTACGGTCACCCTCGTCTCCTCACTGCCCGACGACGACTTCCGGTCGTGGGGCTGGCGGGTGCCGTTCCTGGTCAGCGTGGTGCTGCTGGCCGTGGGCCTGTTCGTCCGCCTCAAGGTGGCGGAGAGCCCGCTGTTCACGCAGGCCACGAAGGAGCCGGCCCCGGCGAGGCCACCGGTCTTCGAGGTGCTGCGGCGGCCGAAGCCGGTGCTGCTCGCGGCGTGCGTCGGGATCGGCGCTTTCACCGCCCAGTCGCTGCTGACCGGGTTCATGATCTCCTACGCCGTCGACGAGGGGTACGCGCGGCCGCAGGTGCTGACCGCGGTGACGATCGCGTCCTGCGTCGCACTGGTCGTGCTGCCCGCCGCGTCCGCCCTCTCGGACCGGGTGGGGCGCCGCCCGGTCGTCCTCGCGGGGGCCCTCGCCTCGGCCGCGCTCGCCTTCCCGGTGCTCGCGCTGGTCGACTCCGGCTCCCCCGGACTGCTGATCCTCGCGCTCGCGCTCGGCCACGGCGTCGCCCAGTCGACGATGTACGGGCCGCTCGGCGCGCTGCTCACCGAGATGTTCGGCACCAAGGTCCGCTACACGGGCGCCTCGCTCGGCTACCAGGGCGCGACGCTGATCGGCGCCGGGTTCTCGCCGCTGATCGCGAGCAGCCTGCTCGCCTCGTCCGGCGGCGGCTCCACGCCCGTGGCCCTGCTGCTGTGCGGGGGCGCCGCGATCACCGCGCTGACCGTGTGGCGGATGCGCGAGACGCGCGAGAACGCGCTGGAAGCCCCCGTCGCCGCCCCCGCCCCGGAAAGGACCTCGCGTTGA
- a CDS encoding NAD(P)H-dependent oxidoreductase, whose translation MKVLWVVAHPERRSLTGTLWEEGTRALEEEGHEVRVSDLYGMNWKAVVDEGDFAEEAGSGRRLFVGRAQERAFRGGGLSDDVRAEQEKVRWADVVVFHFPMWWFGPPAILKGWFDRVLTQGFAFGVADDDGGVRRYGDGGLAGKRAWVVTSVGARASGFGARGVHGEMEEVLFPLLHGTFWYTGMEALPPFVVYGADRCDARGYARTVGELRRRVRELAGMSPLAYRPERGGEYDDALVLRDDLAPGRCGVGVHRRDSR comes from the coding sequence ATGAAGGTTCTTTGGGTTGTTGCGCATCCGGAGCGGCGGTCTCTCACCGGGACGCTGTGGGAGGAAGGGACACGGGCGCTGGAGGAGGAGGGCCATGAAGTGCGCGTGTCCGATCTGTACGGGATGAACTGGAAGGCCGTCGTCGACGAGGGGGACTTCGCCGAGGAGGCGGGGAGCGGGAGGCGGTTGTTCGTCGGGCGGGCTCAGGAACGGGCCTTCAGGGGTGGGGGGTTGAGCGACGATGTGCGGGCCGAGCAGGAGAAGGTGCGGTGGGCCGATGTCGTCGTCTTCCACTTCCCGATGTGGTGGTTCGGGCCTCCGGCGATCCTCAAGGGGTGGTTCGACCGGGTGCTGACGCAGGGGTTCGCGTTCGGGGTCGCCGACGACGACGGAGGCGTGCGGCGGTACGGGGACGGGGGGCTCGCCGGGAAGCGGGCCTGGGTGGTCACCTCCGTCGGGGCCCGCGCGTCCGGGTTCGGGGCGCGCGGGGTGCACGGGGAGATGGAGGAGGTGCTGTTCCCCTTGCTGCACGGGACCTTCTGGTACACCGGGATGGAGGCCCTGCCGCCCTTCGTCGTCTACGGCGCCGATCGGTGCGATGCGCGCGGGTACGCGCGGACCGTCGGTGAACTGCGGCGGCGGGTGCGGGAGTTGGCGGGGATGTCACCCCTCGCGTATCGGCCCGAGCGCGGTGGGGAGTACGACGATGCGCTGGTGCTGCGGGACGATCTCGCTCCGGGGCGGTGCGGTGTCGGGGTGCATCGGCGGGACTCCCGTTGA